Proteins from a genomic interval of Zingiber officinale cultivar Zhangliang chromosome 2A, Zo_v1.1, whole genome shotgun sequence:
- the LOC122043826 gene encoding desiccation-related protein PCC13-62-like, producing MAFVAVRVLSLFVLSTAAVVTVIGAAKNPTCGSPTIGEPLFPLDRDLLQFALNLEHTECDFFLFGALGRGLDSVAPELAMGGPPPIGARKANLDATTKLIIEEFAYQEVGHLRAIKSTVGGFPRPQLDLSAHNFANIMDNALGYHLNPPFDPYVDTLNYLLASYAIPYMGLVAYVGANPNTNGFVAKRLLAGLLAVEAGQDAIIRAILYQRKDELVAPYNITVAEFTVRISELRNRLAMCGMKDEGLLVPRELGAEARMSTNILSANKDSLGYKRTPAEVLRVVYGTGSEHVPGGFLPKGGDGKIARAFLASP from the exons ATGGCTTTTGTGGCGGTCCGTGTCTTGTCTCTCTTCGTCCTCTCCACGGCCGCGGTCGTGACGGTGATCGGAGCAGCCAAGAATCCAACATGTGGGTCGCCGACGATCGGGGAGCCGTTGTTCCCCCTGGACAGGGACTTGCTGCAGTTCGCGCTGAACCTGGAGCACACGGAGTGTGACTTCTTCCTGTTCGGCGCCCTCGGCCGCGGGCTCGACTCCGTCGCGCCGGAGCTGGCCATGGGCGGGCCGCCGCCGATCGGCGCGAGGAAGGCCAACCTCGACGCGACCACAAAGCTCATCATCGAGGAGTTTGCCTATCAAGAAGTCGGCCATTTGAG GGCGATCAAGAGCACCGTCGGAGGGTTCCCGAGGCCTCAACTCGATTTGAGCGCTCACAACTTCGCGAACATAATGGACAATGCTTTGGGATACCATCTGAATCCTCCATTTGATCCCTACGTTGACACTCTCAATTACCTCCTCGCCTCCTACGCGATCCCTTACATGGGCCTGGTCGCCTACGTCGGCGCAAACCCCAACACCAATGGCTTCGTCGCCAAGAGG CTTTTGGCGGGATTGCTGGCCGTGGAAGCTGGGCAAGATGCGATCATAAGGGCGATTCTGTATCAGCGCAAGGACGAGCTGGTGGCGCCGTACAATATCACGGTGGCGGAGTTCACGGTTCGGATATCGGAGCTGAGGAACCGGCTGGCGATGTGCGGCATGAAGGACGAAGGGCTGCTGGTGCCGCGGGAGCTGGGGGCCGAGGCAAGGATGTCCACCAACATACTGTCGGCCAACAAGGATTCCCTCGGCTACAAGCGAACTCCGGCAGAGGTGCTCCGGGTGGTGTATGGGACTGGGAGTGAGCATGTGCCCGGAGGGTTCCTCCCTAAAGGCGGGGATGGGAAAATCGCAAGGGCATTCTTGGCATCTCCTTGA